The following coding sequences lie in one Lolium perenne isolate Kyuss_39 chromosome 2, Kyuss_2.0, whole genome shotgun sequence genomic window:
- the LOC127328175 gene encoding uncharacterized protein isoform X2, whose translation MALSFHCFIAQFAFPDPLYSSPIGSTPTDSRSHSSPSGHHFSRYNPPQVCIPGPLVFLANRIHTDLHRNRSSPSGHHFSRWNPLILQFSIFDLMCSVIWRFLFIASLLSLHSRTPCIPRRSDPPPPTAAVTRLRQGTTSAAIILLKQRGVALLDGGSLG comes from the exons ATGGCGCTTTCTTTTCATTGCTTCATTGCTCAG TTTGCATTCCCGGACCCCTTGTATTCCTCGCCGATCGGATCCACCCCCACCGACAGCCGCAGTCACTCgtctccgtcagggcaccacttcAGCCGCTATAATCCTCCTCAAg TTTGCATTCCCGGACCCCTTGTATTCCTCGCCAATCGGATCCACACCGACCTACATCGCAATCGCTCgtctccgtcagggcaccacttcAGCCGTTGGAATCCTTTGATTCTTCAGTTTTCAATCTTTGACCTTATGTGTTCAGTCATATGGCGCTTTCTTTTCATTGCTTCATTGCTCAG TTTGCATTCCCGGACCCCTTGTATTCCTCGCCGATCGGATCCACCCCCACCGACAGCCGCAGTCACTCgtctccgtcagggcaccacttcAGCCGCTATAATCCTCCTCAAg CAGCGTGGTGTGGCTTTGTTGGACGGTGGGAGTCTCGGCTAG
- the LOC127328175 gene encoding uncharacterized protein isoform X1, producing the protein MALSFHCFIAQFAFPDPLYSSPIGSTPTDSRSHSSPSGHHFSRYNPPQVCIPGPLVFLANRIHTDLHRNRSSPSGHHFSRWNPLILQFSIFDLMCSVIWRFLFIASLLSLHSRTPCIPRRSDPPPPTAAVTRLRQGTTSAAIILLKHGRVQLYVCLMELITICLMPHEFLSSVVWLCWTVGVSASVAWV; encoded by the exons ATGGCGCTTTCTTTTCATTGCTTCATTGCTCAG TTTGCATTCCCGGACCCCTTGTATTCCTCGCCGATCGGATCCACCCCCACCGACAGCCGCAGTCACTCgtctccgtcagggcaccacttcAGCCGCTATAATCCTCCTCAAg TTTGCATTCCCGGACCCCTTGTATTCCTCGCCAATCGGATCCACACCGACCTACATCGCAATCGCTCgtctccgtcagggcaccacttcAGCCGTTGGAATCCTTTGATTCTTCAGTTTTCAATCTTTGACCTTATGTGTTCAGTCATATGGCGCTTTCTTTTCATTGCTTCATTGCTCAG TTTGCATTCCCGGACCCCTTGTATTCCTCGCCGATCGGATCCACCCCCACCGACAGCCGCAGTCACTCgtctccgtcagggcaccacttcAGCCGCTATAATCCTCCTCAAg CATGGCAGGGTGCAGCTGTATGTCTGTCTAATGGAATTGATCACTATATGTTTGATGCCTCATGAATTCTTAAG CAGCGTGGTGTGGCTTTGTTGGACGGTGGGAGTCTCGGCTAGTGTGGCCTGGGTGTGA
- the LOC127329658 gene encoding peroxidase 44 yields the protein MRVSMYYHLLLQFVVAIAISRSSCVVALDVGYYASTCPGAEATVRQAMEQQFYNDNTIAPALIRMLFHDCFVRGCDASVMIIPTAARSSERVAIPNQTLRGFNIIDRVKKVVEAACPGVVSCADTLALMARDSVVHLGGAEYDVPLGRRDGLQSNAWEVNLPAPFAPLDDVLAAFASKGFSAEETVVLLGGHTVGATHCAAFRYRLRNADDGTMDENLRRDMTAACGMSDMAPEDDPTEFLDPGTPFVVDNACFGQMMGNRSLLQVDQEAATHAITAGHVAYYAASPDAFLLRFSEVMAKLATVGVLEGDAGEVRKVCSAYNK from the exons ATGCGTGTGAGCATGTATTACCATCTTCTCCTCCAGTTCGTGGTGGCGATAGCCATTTCGAGGAGCAGCTGCGTCGTCGCTCTGGACGTGGGGTACTACGCCTCAACGTGCCCCGGTGCCGAGGCGACAGTGCGGCAGGCCATGGAGCAGCAGTTCTACAACGACAACACCATCGCCCCCGCCCTCATCCGCATGCTCTTCCACGACTGCTTCGTCAGG GGATGTGACGCGTCGGTTATGATCATCCCGACGGCGGCGCGGTCATCGGAGCGGGTGGCGATCCCGAACCAGACGCTACGTGGCTTCAACATCATCGACCGTGTCAAGAAGGTGGTCGAGGCTGCCTGCCCCGGCGTAGTCTCCTGCGCCGACACGCTGGCGCTCATGGCGCGGGACTCCGTCGTCCATCTCGGCGGCGCCGAGTACGACGTGCCCCTCGGCCGCCGCGACGGGCTCCAGTCCAACGCGTGGGAGGTCAACCTGCCCGCGCCCTTCGCCCCGCTCGACGACGTGCTCGCCGCCTTTGCCTCCAAGGGCTTCTCCGCTGAGGAGACGGTGGTGCTCCTCGGCGGCCACACCGTTGGCGCCACCCACTGCGCCGCCTTCCGCTACCGCCTCAGGAACGCTGACGACGGCACCATGGACGAGAACCTCCGCCGCGACATGACCGCCGCGTGCGGCATGAGCGACATGGCGCCCGAGGACGACCCCACCGAGTTCCTCGACCCGGGCACCCCATTCGTCGTCGACAACGCGTGCTTCGGCCAGATGATGGGCAACCGGAGCCTGCTGCAGGTGGACCAGGAGGCCGCCACGCACGCCATCACGGCCGGCCACGTGGCGTACTACGCGGCCAGCCCCGATGCGTTTCTACTGAGGTTCTCTGAGGTCATGGCCAAGCTCGCCACCGTCGGCGTGCTCGAGGGTGATGCCGGCGAGGTTAGGAAGGTGTGCTCTGCGTACAACAAATGA